A genomic window from Vagococcus sp. CY52-2 includes:
- a CDS encoding 3-oxoacyl-ACP reductase → MNSINYTEFKGKVVFVTGVASGIGKEQARLFLEQGAYVFGFDKEEIEKQYSKYFTFFKGDVTKKDDLEQAVSECLAKYPKIDILLNTAGKLDEFKPLNETSEELWDNIYETNVKSYFRLTKLILPMMLEQQGGTIINMASIAGLIGGGGGVSYTMSKHAIVGFTKQLALDYAEQGIHVVGVAPGAIKTPMNAADFSGDGHMAKWVADETPCKRWASPEEVAQLTLFLASQASSYIQGSIVPIDGGWMTQ, encoded by the coding sequence ATGAATTCTATTAATTATACAGAGTTTAAAGGAAAAGTAGTCTTTGTCACAGGAGTGGCATCTGGTATAGGTAAAGAACAAGCTCGTTTATTTTTAGAACAAGGAGCATATGTGTTTGGCTTTGATAAAGAAGAAATAGAAAAACAATACTCAAAATATTTTACTTTTTTTAAAGGTGATGTCACTAAAAAAGATGATTTGGAGCAAGCAGTTAGTGAGTGCCTAGCCAAGTATCCCAAAATAGATATATTATTAAATACTGCTGGTAAATTGGATGAGTTTAAGCCATTGAATGAAACATCTGAGGAACTATGGGATAATATTTATGAAACGAACGTGAAAAGTTATTTTCGACTGACTAAATTAATATTACCAATGATGTTAGAACAACAAGGTGGTACGATTATCAATATGGCGTCTATCGCTGGGTTAATTGGTGGTGGTGGTGGAGTTAGTTACACCATGTCAAAACATGCTATCGTTGGATTTACAAAACAATTGGCTTTAGATTATGCTGAACAAGGGATTCATGTGGTTGGGGTTGCACCAGGAGCAATCAAAACGCCAATGAATGCAGCTGATTTTTCAGGGGATGGACACATGGCTAAATGGGTAGCAGATGAAACACCTTGTAAACGGTGGGCATCTCCTGAAGAAGTGGCTCAGTTAACCCTTTTTTTAGCAAGTCAAGCATCATCTTATATACAAGGAAGTATAGTTCCAATTGATGGTGGATGGATGACACAATAG
- a CDS encoding DUF2829 domain-containing protein, whose translation MTFEKILPELKTGKKVIRKGWGGFELYVTLVSGKTYDDCPVTDYFLIKTSDEGFSSFAPTVCDILADDWEIVD comes from the coding sequence ATGACATTTGAAAAAATACTACCAGAATTAAAAACAGGAAAAAAAGTGATTAGAAAAGGTTGGGGCGGTTTTGAGTTATATGTCACACTTGTGTCAGGAAAAACATATGATGACTGTCCCGTGACTGATTATTTTTTAATTAAAACAAGTGATGAAGGTTTTTCAAGTTTTGCGCCAACTGTGTGCGATATCTTAGCAGATGATTGGGAGATAGTAGATTAA